Proteins from a genomic interval of Paenibacillus sp. FSL R5-0623:
- a CDS encoding iron-sulfur cluster biosynthesis family protein yields the protein MIIQVSPLAEARLTEKLGDRPGYFKLFYDTDGCGCDGIAVLLILNEPDSDDVTVEAGSLPFVINKQQQIYFEPSLRLQSEHSFPSFRLSSDSMIYGSNVKVHDLRDTADVAPQPTGWFVR from the coding sequence ATGATCATTCAAGTCAGTCCGCTGGCAGAAGCAAGACTTACTGAAAAGCTGGGAGATCGACCAGGCTATTTCAAATTGTTTTATGATACCGATGGATGCGGTTGTGACGGAATTGCGGTACTTCTGATCTTAAACGAACCGGATAGCGATGATGTTACCGTAGAAGCGGGGTCGCTTCCCTTTGTAATCAACAAACAGCAGCAGATTTACTTTGAACCCTCTCTGCGTCTGCAATCCGAGCACAGTTTCCCTTCATTCCGATTGAGTAGTGATTCCATGATCTATGGCAGTAACGTCAAAGTCCATGATTTACGAGATACCGCAGACGTAGCCCCTCAGCCTACCGGATGGTTTGTACGATAA